From Columba livia isolate bColLiv1 breed racing homer chromosome 5, bColLiv1.pat.W.v2, whole genome shotgun sequence, one genomic window encodes:
- the TIMM10 gene encoding mitochondrial import inner membrane translocase subunit Tim10, protein MDPLRAQQLAAELEVDMMADMYNRMTQACHRKCVPPHYKDAELSKGESVCLDRCVAKYLEVHERMGKKLTELSLQDEELLKRMQQGTGTA, encoded by the exons ATGGACCCGCTGCGGGCCCAGCAGCTGGCCGCCGAGCTGGAGGTTGATATGATGGCCGACATGTACAACCG GATGACCCAGGCGTGTCACCGAAAGTGCGTCCCCCCCCACTACAAGGACGCGGAGCTGTCGAAGGGGGAGAGCGTGTGCCTGGACCGCTGCGTGGCCAAGTACCTGGAGGTGCACGAGAGGATGGGCAAGAAGCTGACGGAGCTGTCGCTGCAGGACGAGGAGCTGCTCAAGCGCATGCAGCAGGGCACGGGCACCgcctga
- the RTN4RL2 gene encoding reticulon-4 receptor-like 2 translates to MRPPTARDLPQGGRLAALLLAALVWVPGGTPACPALCTCYVSPPTVSCQANNFSSVPAGLPPGARRLFLQNNVIGALRAGTFGPSTVTLWLYSNNISSIQPGTFRHLPALEELDLGDNPHLRVLAPDTFHGLRRLQALHLYRCQLASLPSTIFRGLHSLQYLYLQENGLLYLQDDLFADLANLSHLFLHGNRVRALSERVFRGLPSLDRLLLHANRLAAIHRRAFRGLARLTILYLFNNSLVALPGDPLAALPALQFLRLNANPWACDCRARPLWGWFRRTRVSSSPVPCASPPHRRGTDLRHLRPRDFDACPEEDEEEEEGGDGGVVAVMGTPGRALGRPGILPAAPPSAFYRDGLPPHDLRGPQPRPPPPSRDSRGPPGDARCPRAPCAPTAAATPPRPHVLLPLLGLLLPQL, encoded by the exons GCGGGCGCCTGGCGGCCCTGCTGCTGGCGGCGCTGGTGTGGGTGCCCGGCGGGACGCCGGCCTGCCCCGCGCTCTGCACCTGCTACGTCTCGCCGCCCACCGTCAGCTGCCAGGCCAACAACTTCTCCTCGGTGCCCGCGGGGCTGCCGCCCGGCGCCCGCCGCCTCTTCCTGCAGAACAACGTCATCGGGGCGCTGCGGGCGGGCACCTTCGGGCCCAGCACCGTCACCCTCTGGCTCTACTCCAACAACATCTCCTCCATCCAGCCGGGCACCTTCCGACACCTGCCCGCCCTGGAGGAGCTCGACCTGGGTGACAACCCCCACCTGCGCGTCCTGGCCCCCGACACCTTCCACGGCCTTCGGCGCCTCCAGGCCCTGCACCTGTACCGGTGCCAGCTGGccagcctgcccagcaccaTCTTCCGCGGCCTCCACAGCCTCCAGTACCTCTACCTGCAGGAGAACGGGCTGCTCTACCTGCAG GACGATCTCTTTGCCGACCTGGCCAACCTGAGCCACCTCTTCCTGCACGGGAACCGCGTCCGGGCGCTGTCGGAGCGCGTGTTCCGCGGGCTGCCCAGCCTGGACCGCCTGCTGCTGCACGCCAACCGCCTGGCTGCCATCCACCGCCGCGCCTTCCGCGGGCTGGCGCGCCTCACCATCCTCTACCTGTTCAACAACAGCCTGGTGGCCCTGCCCGGGGACCCGCTGGCCGCGCTGCCCGCGCTGCAGTTCCTGCGCCTCAACGCCAACCCCTGGGCCTGCGACTGCCGCGCGCGCCCGCTCTGGGGCTGGTTCCGCCGCACCCGCGTCTCCAGCTCCCCCGTGCCCTGCGCCAGCCCCCCGCACCGCCGCGGCACCGACCTGCGCCACCTGCGCCCCCGTGACTTCGACGCCTGCCccgaggaggacgaggaggaggaggagggcggcGATGGCGGGGTGGTGGCGGTGATGGGCACCCCCGGGCGAGCGCTGGGGCGCCCCGGCATCCTCCCGGCCGCTCCGCCCTCCGCCTTCTACCGCGACGGGCTCCCCCCCCACGACCTGCGGGGACCCCAGCCCCGGCCGCCCCCCCCGTCCCGCGACTCCCGCGGCCCCCCCGGGGATGCCCGCTGCCCCCGGGCACCCTGCGCCCCCACGGCTGCTGCcacccccccccggccccacgtcctcctgcccctcctgggtctgctcctgccccagctctgA
- the SERPING1 gene encoding plasma protease C1 inhibitor isoform X2, producing MAPTCATPPFIPQRMPAMTCWLPLVWLAATAMATVTMVPTPEASPREAKLLSQHPTLLVPPHPAPEPTGDAGAPVPPVPTAPAHPEDLPASDAPLNTTDPPGPTAPEGAAEELGTRANGTTAASAPPTTQGPPGTSTPPCPEDEEPAEACGTPTGEQRAAVAEALGTFALRFYQHMAEAAQPDTNLLFSPINVAMGLSHLLLGARGETRERLAAVLAYPPRLSCVHGALRQLASAPGFFSAAQIFHHPELHLQPRFLNASWHLYGARPSALSGNESLDLLLVNEWVRGASRGLLPGLLPALPPQPQLLLLSAVHLQAAWRTPLEAKQTVLLPFLRPGRSPRLVPTMTSKKYPVGSFTDPRLQVQVGRLELRGGLSLVVLVPRGPLGALGTLEQSLDPPTFLGLLRRAAQTPLQATALALPRLRLDLALDVVALVHDMDFGLFLDAELCGLARGPAVVVDAARHRAVLALDEAGVEAAGAMATSVARTVLLLEALRPFLFVLWHDAGDIPLFMGRLSDPQP from the exons ATGGCCCCCACCTGTGCCACCCCCCCCTTCATTCCCCAGCG GATGCCCGCCATGACGTGCTGGCTGCCCCTGGTGTGGCTAGCGGCCACAGCCATGGCCACCGTCACCATG GTGCCCACTCCAGAGGCCTCTCCCCGCGAGGCGAAGCTGCTCAGTCAGCACCCGACGCTGCTGGTGCCTCCCCATCCCGCCCCAGAGCCGACAGGGGACGCAGGGGCGCCCGTCCCGCCGGTGCCCACCGCCCCTGCCCACCCCGAGGACCTGCCTGCCTCGGATGCCCCCCTGAACACCACGgacccccccggccccacagcACCTGAGGGAGCAGCCGAGGAGCTGGGCACCAGGGCCAACGGGACCACGGCAGCAtctgcaccccccaccacccagggacccccaggCACCAGCACTCCGCCGTGCCCTGAGGACGAGGAGCCGGCTGAGGCCTGCGGGACGCCCACAGGGGAGCAGCGGGCGGCTGTGGCCGAGGCGCTGGGCACCTTCGCCCTCCGCTTCTACCAGCACATGGCGGAGGCTGCTCAGCCCGACACCAACCTGCTCTTCTCCCCCATCAACGTGGCCATGGGGCTCTCGCACCTGCTGCTGG GCGCCCGTGGTGAGACCCGTGAGCGTCTGGCTGCCGTGCTGGCGTACCCGCCGAGGCTGTCCTGCGTGCACGGCGCCCTGCGGCAGCTCGCCAGCGCACCCGGCTTCTTCTCTGCCGCGCAGATCTTCCACCACCCAG AGctgcacctccagccccgcttcCTCAACGCCTCCTGGCACCTGTACGGCGCCCGCCCGAGTGCCCTGAGCGGCAACGAGAGCCTGGACCTGCTGCTCGTCAACGAGTGGGTGCGAGGGGCTAGCCGGGGGCTGCTGCCGGGACTCCTGCCcgcgctgcccccccagccccagctgctgctgctcagcgcCGTCCACCTGCAAG CCGCCTGGCGCACGCCGCTGGAGGCCAAGCAGACGGTGCTGCTGCCCTTTCTGCGCCCCGGGCGCTCACCCCGCCTGGTGCCCACCATGACGAGCAAGAAGTACCCGGTGGGCTCCTTCACTGACCCCCGCCTGCAGGTCCAG GTGGGTCGGCTGGAGCTGAGGGGGGGGCTGAgcctggtggtgctggtgccGCGGGGGCCCCTGGGGGCGCTGGGGACCCTGGAGCAGTCGCTGGATCCCCCCACCTTCCTGGGGCTGCTGCGGCGGGCGGCCCAGACCCCCCTCCAGGCCactgccctggccctgccccGCCTGCGCCTCGATCTGGCCCTGGACGTGGTGGCCCTGGTCCATGACATGG ACTTCGGGCTGTTTCTGGACGCGGAGCTGTGCGGGCTGGCGCGGGGCCCGGCGGTGGTGGTGGATGCTGCGCGGCACCGCGCGGTGCTGGCGCTGGACGAGGCCGGCGTGGAGGCGGCGGGTGCCATGGCCACCTCAGTGGCCCGcacggtgctgctgctggaggcccTGCGTCCCTTCCTGTTTGTCCTCTGGCACGACGCTGGTGACATCCCCCTCTTCATGGGCCGCCTGAGCGACCCTCAGCCCTga
- the SERPING1 gene encoding plasma protease C1 inhibitor isoform X1 gives MGGARCWSPALSTGWAAGAGGAPRLIYGKRWQPPAAVLNHSPGRAGSRQLPRAPGHTGTDPPAPRMPAMTCWLPLVWLAATAMATVTMVPTPEASPREAKLLSQHPTLLVPPHPAPEPTGDAGAPVPPVPTAPAHPEDLPASDAPLNTTDPPGPTAPEGAAEELGTRANGTTAASAPPTTQGPPGTSTPPCPEDEEPAEACGTPTGEQRAAVAEALGTFALRFYQHMAEAAQPDTNLLFSPINVAMGLSHLLLGARGETRERLAAVLAYPPRLSCVHGALRQLASAPGFFSAAQIFHHPELHLQPRFLNASWHLYGARPSALSGNESLDLLLVNEWVRGASRGLLPGLLPALPPQPQLLLLSAVHLQAAWRTPLEAKQTVLLPFLRPGRSPRLVPTMTSKKYPVGSFTDPRLQVQVGRLELRGGLSLVVLVPRGPLGALGTLEQSLDPPTFLGLLRRAAQTPLQATALALPRLRLDLALDVVALVHDMDFGLFLDAELCGLARGPAVVVDAARHRAVLALDEAGVEAAGAMATSVARTVLLLEALRPFLFVLWHDAGDIPLFMGRLSDPQP, from the exons ATGGGCGGGGCAAGATGCTGGAGCCCCGCCCTGAGCACGGGGTGGGCAGCGGGGGCAGGCGGAGCCCCCCGGCTGATTTACGGGAAGCGCTGGCAGCCGCCCGCCGCGGTCCTTAATCATTCACCAGGCAGGGCCGGGTCCCGCCAGCTCCCCCGCGCGCCCGGACACACGGGGACCGACCCGCCGGCACCCAG GATGCCCGCCATGACGTGCTGGCTGCCCCTGGTGTGGCTAGCGGCCACAGCCATGGCCACCGTCACCATG GTGCCCACTCCAGAGGCCTCTCCCCGCGAGGCGAAGCTGCTCAGTCAGCACCCGACGCTGCTGGTGCCTCCCCATCCCGCCCCAGAGCCGACAGGGGACGCAGGGGCGCCCGTCCCGCCGGTGCCCACCGCCCCTGCCCACCCCGAGGACCTGCCTGCCTCGGATGCCCCCCTGAACACCACGgacccccccggccccacagcACCTGAGGGAGCAGCCGAGGAGCTGGGCACCAGGGCCAACGGGACCACGGCAGCAtctgcaccccccaccacccagggacccccaggCACCAGCACTCCGCCGTGCCCTGAGGACGAGGAGCCGGCTGAGGCCTGCGGGACGCCCACAGGGGAGCAGCGGGCGGCTGTGGCCGAGGCGCTGGGCACCTTCGCCCTCCGCTTCTACCAGCACATGGCGGAGGCTGCTCAGCCCGACACCAACCTGCTCTTCTCCCCCATCAACGTGGCCATGGGGCTCTCGCACCTGCTGCTGG GCGCCCGTGGTGAGACCCGTGAGCGTCTGGCTGCCGTGCTGGCGTACCCGCCGAGGCTGTCCTGCGTGCACGGCGCCCTGCGGCAGCTCGCCAGCGCACCCGGCTTCTTCTCTGCCGCGCAGATCTTCCACCACCCAG AGctgcacctccagccccgcttcCTCAACGCCTCCTGGCACCTGTACGGCGCCCGCCCGAGTGCCCTGAGCGGCAACGAGAGCCTGGACCTGCTGCTCGTCAACGAGTGGGTGCGAGGGGCTAGCCGGGGGCTGCTGCCGGGACTCCTGCCcgcgctgcccccccagccccagctgctgctgctcagcgcCGTCCACCTGCAAG CCGCCTGGCGCACGCCGCTGGAGGCCAAGCAGACGGTGCTGCTGCCCTTTCTGCGCCCCGGGCGCTCACCCCGCCTGGTGCCCACCATGACGAGCAAGAAGTACCCGGTGGGCTCCTTCACTGACCCCCGCCTGCAGGTCCAG GTGGGTCGGCTGGAGCTGAGGGGGGGGCTGAgcctggtggtgctggtgccGCGGGGGCCCCTGGGGGCGCTGGGGACCCTGGAGCAGTCGCTGGATCCCCCCACCTTCCTGGGGCTGCTGCGGCGGGCGGCCCAGACCCCCCTCCAGGCCactgccctggccctgccccGCCTGCGCCTCGATCTGGCCCTGGACGTGGTGGCCCTGGTCCATGACATGG ACTTCGGGCTGTTTCTGGACGCGGAGCTGTGCGGGCTGGCGCGGGGCCCGGCGGTGGTGGTGGATGCTGCGCGGCACCGCGCGGTGCTGGCGCTGGACGAGGCCGGCGTGGAGGCGGCGGGTGCCATGGCCACCTCAGTGGCCCGcacggtgctgctgctggaggcccTGCGTCCCTTCCTGTTTGTCCTCTGGCACGACGCTGGTGACATCCCCCTCTTCATGGGCCGCCTGAGCGACCCTCAGCCCTga
- the YPEL4 gene encoding protein yippee-like 4: protein RNDAGGAARCVPGSGVRGPAGSFASYLHTARAAPRPRDRVSLDRAPGPPAGPRGRPQLICTPVHAAPTVVCVLPGGELGGHGETEEPAAPAAHPGGGADVGGAGGDVTAAGDESRCRDAAPGTQRPPRGQRQRLQLQRGQRQAAAPLFRLLLSWGGPGRPCPPHLRAGGTTALGALLRCFPCERLCGGCAVPPVPPRPPGALPPAAPPPRRRLPPRTFRSYLPRCHRTYSCVHCRAHLARHDELISKVTPVVPRGGDHLPLGVPRVSFQGSHGRAYLFNSVVNVGCGPAEQRLLLTGLHSVSDIFCQSCKTTLGWKYEQAFESSQKYKEGKFIIEMSHMVKENGWD from the exons CGTAATGACGCAGGGGGCGCCGCGCGGTGTGTCCCGGGAAGCGGAGTCCGCGGCCCCGCGGGGTCATTTGCATCTTATTTGCATACAGCGCGCGCCGCGCCCCGGCCGCGCGATCGTGTCTCGTTAGACAGGGCCCCCGGTCCGCCGGCAGGGCCCCGGGGCCGCCCGCAGCTCATTTGCACCCCTGTGCACGCAGCCCCCACGGTCGTCTGCGTGCTCCCGGGGGGAGAGctcgggggacacggggagacCGAGGAGCCGGCGGCGCCCGCAGCGCATCCCGGCGGCGGGGCTGACGTCGGAGGTGCGGGCGGTGACGTCACGGCGGCGGGGGATGAGTCACGGTGCCGTGATGCAGCCCCGGGCACGCAGCGGCCGCCCCGGGGACAGCGGCAGcggctgcagctgcagcgggGACAGCGGCAGGCG GCCGCCCCCCTTTTCCGCCTCCTGCTCTCCTGGGGGGGCCCGGGGCGGCCGTGCCCCCCCCACCTCCGCGCGGGAGGAACGACGGCGCTGGGCGCTCTGCTGCGCTGCTTCCCCTGCGAGCGGCTCTGCGGGGGCTGCGCCGTGCCCCCCGtgcccccgcgcccccccggGGCCCtgccgcccgccgcgccgcccccccgccgccgcctgccCCCCCGCACGTTCCGCAGTTACCTGCCGCGCTGCCACCGCACCTACAGCTGCGTGCACTGCCGGGCGCACCTGGCCCGGCACGACGAGCTCATCTCCAAG GTGACCCCTGTGGTGCCCCGTGGAGGTGACCATCTTCCCctcggtgtccccagggtg TCCTTCCAGGGCAGCCATGGCCGTGCCTACCTGTTCAACTCGGT GGTGAACGTGGGCTGCGGCCCGGCGgagcagcggctgctgctgaCGGGGCTGCACTCGGTGTCCGACATCTTCTGCCAGAGCTGCAAGACCACCCTGGGCTGGAAATAC GAACAGGCGTTCGAGAGCAGCCAGAAGTACAAGGAGGGGAAGTTCATCATCGAGATGTCGCACATGGTGAAGGAGAACGGCTGGGACTGA
- the UBE2L6 gene encoding ubiquitin/ISG15-conjugating enzyme E2 L6, whose product MAARIVKELEEARRWGGARGLRLQDGDVLRWTGLLLPNNPPYNAGAFRFKLTFSPHHPLVPPHATLCTRIYHPSVDTDGHVCQPLTSDQHWVPTTRAIQVLQDLLLLLDSPDPQRVLRPDLARELQERPEVFQRRAEEHTRCHAERRPEP is encoded by the exons ATGGCCGCGAGGATCGTCAAG gagctggaggaggcgCGGCGCTGGGGCGGGGCCCGCGGCCTGCGGCTGCAGGACGGGGACGTGCTGCGCTGGACGGGGCTCCTGCTGCCC AACAACCCCCCGTACAACGCAGGCGCCTTCCGCTTCAAGCTGACCTTCTCCCCCCACCACCCACTGGTTCCCCCCCACGCCACCCTCTGCACCCGCATCTACCATCCCAGCGTGGACACCGACGGCCACGTCTGTCAGCCCCTCACCTCCGACCAGCACTGGGTGCCCACCACCCGCGCCATCCAAG tgctgcaggacctgctgctgctgctggacagCCCAGACCCCCAGCGGGTGCTGCGGCCGGATCTGGCCCGTGAGCTCCAGGAGCGGCCCGAGGTTTTTCAGCGCCGGGCAGAGGAACATACCCGGTGCCACGCTGAGCGGCGACCAGAACCCTGA
- the CLP1 gene encoding polyribonucleotide 5'-hydroxyl-kinase Clp1 — translation MADDGGEEKKQVAKFELERETELRFEVEASQTVQLELLSGMAEVFGTELTRNKRFSFDAGAKVAVFTWHGCALQLSGRTEVAYVSKDTPMLLYLNTHTALEQMRRQAEREDERGPRVMVVGPTDVGKSTVCRLLLNYAVRLGRRPTFVELDVGQGSVSIPGTMGALYIERPADVEEGFSLQAPLVYHFGSTTPGTNIKLYNKITSRLADVFNQRCEVNRRASVSGCVINTCGWVKGSGYQALVHAASAFEVDVVVVLDQERLYNELKRDLPHFVRTVLLPKSGGVVERSKDFRRECRDDRIREYFYGFRGCFYPHAFDVKFSDVKIYKVGAPTIPDSCLPLGMSQEDNQLKLVPVTPGRDMVHHLLSVSTADGPDDNISETSVAGFIVVTGVDLERQVFTVLSPAPRPLPKSFLLIMDIRFMDLK, via the exons ATGGCGGACGACGGCGGCGAGGAGAAGAAGCAGGTGGCCAAGTTCGAGCTGGAGCGGGAGACGGAGCTGCGCTTCGAGGTGGAGGCGTCGCAGAcggtgcagctggagctgctgagcGGCATGGCCGAGGTGTTCGGCACCGAGCTCACGCGCAACAAGAGGTTCAGCTTCGACGCGGGCGCCAAGGTGGCCGTGTTCACCTGGCACGGCTGCGCCCTGCAGCTCAGCGGCCGCACCGAGGTGGCGTACGTGTCCAAGGACACCCCCATGCTGCTGTACCTCAACACGCACACGGCCCTGGAGCAGATGCGGCGGCAGGCGGAGCGGGAGGACGAGCGCGGGCCGCGCGTCATGGTGGTGGGACCCACCGACGTGGGCAAGTCGACCGTGTGCCGCCTGCTGCTGAACTACGCGGTGCGGCTGGGCCGCCGGCCCACGTTCGTGGAGCTGGACGTGGGCCAGGGCTCCGTGTCCATCCCCGGCACCATGGGCGCGCTCTACATCGAGCGCCCGGCCGACGTGGAGGAGGGATTCTCGCTCCAGGCGCCGCTCGTCTACCACTTCGGCTCCACCACGCCCGGCACCAACATCAAGCTCTACAACAAG ATCACGTCCCGCCTGGCCGACGTCTTCAACCAGCGCTGCGAGGTGAACCGCCGCGCCTCGGTCAGCGGCTGCGTCATCAACACCTGCGGCTGGGTGAAGGGCTCGGGCTACCAGGCGCTGGTGCACGCCGCCTCCGCCTTTGAGGTGGAcgtggtggtggtgctggacCAGGAGCGGCTCTACAACGAGCTGAAGCGGGACCTGCCGCACTTCGTGCGCACCGTCCTGCTGCCCAAGTCCGGCGGCGTGGTGGAGCGCTCCAAGGACTTCCGCCGCGAGTGCCGCGACGACCGCATCCGCGAGTACTTCTACGGCTTCCGCGGCTGCTTCTACCCGCACGCCTTCGACGTCAAGTTCTCCGACGTCAAGATCTACAAGGTGGGGGCTCCCACCATCCCGGACTCGTGCCTGCCGCTGGGCATGTCGCAGGAGGACAACCAGCTGAAGCTGGTGCCGGTGACGCCGGGGCGGGACATGGTGCACCACCTGCTCAGCGTCAGCACGGCTGACGGCCCCGACGACAACATCTCGGAGACCAGCGTGGCCGGGTTCATCGTGGTGACCGGCGTGGACCTGGAGCGGCAGGTGTTCACCGTGCTgtcccccgccccgcgcccgctGCCCAAGAGCTTCCTGCTCATCATGGACATCCGCTTCATGGACCTCAAGTAG